One Synechococcus sp. JA-2-3B'a(2-13) genomic window carries:
- a CDS encoding c-type cytochrome — protein sequence MTWAWLSAEARLDPYTEAVLSLQGQVSHGASLFALNCAACHGEEADGRVGPSLRGVSSRRSDRFIIQQVTGGKTPPMPQFQPDPQEMADLLSYLKTL from the coding sequence TTGACCTGGGCTTGGCTAAGTGCTGAGGCTCGTCTGGATCCCTACACGGAAGCCGTCCTCAGCTTACAGGGGCAGGTTAGCCATGGTGCATCCTTGTTTGCCCTCAACTGTGCAGCCTGCCACGGAGAAGAAGCGGATGGGCGAGTGGGGCCCAGTCTGCGGGGGGTGAGCAGCCGCCGCTCGGATCGGTTTATTATTCAGCAGGTGACCGGTGGCAAAACGCCTCCCATGCCCCAGTTCCAGCCGGATCCTCAGGAGATGGCAGATCTGCTCAGCTACTTGAAAACCCTCTGA
- a CDS encoding COX15/CtaA family protein produces MGQALLGLALATWLLMGLGSATRVMNAGLSCPDWPLCYGAIVPSQQMNLQVFLEWFHRMVASGVGLATLVLMGFAWLKRQALPTWLPWGLSWAFVLVLTQGILGGLTVTELLRFDIVTAHLGTGLLFFATLLTLGLLIWTRAGSKDSILPLRLGEGPFSVSYLPWLGLGAVLLVYVQSLLGALVASQWALHQCFAAGELCWVMNSHLLGVAPATLGVLAVAVATGLRRKRIPRLLKFLGHGSVGLLLAQVGIGVLTYHYRLQVEPLTVAHQMMGAALLACLLGFTVLAWRMRTQGEEGQWMAMTAEMTGE; encoded by the coding sequence ATGGGACAAGCCCTACTGGGGTTAGCATTGGCCACTTGGCTGCTGATGGGGTTAGGCAGTGCCACCCGCGTCATGAATGCTGGGCTGTCCTGTCCAGATTGGCCCCTTTGCTACGGGGCAATTGTGCCCAGCCAGCAGATGAACCTACAAGTCTTTTTGGAATGGTTTCACCGCATGGTGGCTTCTGGGGTAGGCTTGGCTACCTTGGTTCTAATGGGGTTTGCTTGGCTGAAGCGTCAGGCATTGCCCACTTGGCTGCCCTGGGGTTTGAGCTGGGCTTTTGTTCTGGTCTTGACGCAAGGGATCCTGGGCGGGCTGACGGTCACGGAGCTGCTGCGCTTTGACATTGTGACAGCCCACTTGGGCACGGGCCTGCTGTTTTTTGCCACTTTGCTCACCCTGGGATTACTGATCTGGACAAGAGCCGGTTCTAAGGACTCCATCCTGCCGCTGCGACTGGGTGAAGGGCCATTTTCCGTCAGCTACTTGCCTTGGCTGGGCTTGGGGGCGGTGCTGCTGGTGTATGTCCAGAGCCTTCTGGGCGCCTTGGTGGCCTCCCAATGGGCTTTGCATCAATGCTTTGCTGCCGGCGAGCTGTGCTGGGTGATGAATAGCCACTTGCTGGGGGTTGCTCCGGCCACCCTTGGGGTGTTGGCGGTAGCGGTGGCCACCGGGCTGCGGCGCAAGCGGATCCCCCGCCTTCTCAAGTTCTTGGGCCATGGGTCTGTTGGCCTGCTGTTGGCCCAGGTGGGGATCGGTGTTTTGACCTATCATTACCGGCTGCAGGTAGAACCCCTAACGGTGGCCCATCAGATGATGGGGGCAGCTTTGCTGGCCTGTCTGCTGGGTTTTACGGTGCTGGCCTGGCGAATGCGAACCCAGGGGGAAGAAGGCCAGTGGATGGCCATGACCGCAGAAATGACTGGTGAGTGA
- a CDS encoding helix-turn-helix domain-containing protein, translating to MESNDRHHPSANLIGERVRWVREKLQLTQDQLAGRLAKYGVQLDYVKIGQVEKGKRRVIDKELVAFAKALGVSVTWLLSGDESHL from the coding sequence ATGGAGTCTAACGACCGGCACCATCCATCGGCCAACTTGATTGGGGAGCGGGTGCGCTGGGTACGGGAGAAGCTGCAACTCACCCAAGATCAACTGGCGGGTCGCTTGGCCAAGTACGGTGTGCAGTTGGACTACGTCAAAATTGGCCAGGTGGAAAAGGGAAAACGGCGCGTCATTGACAAGGAACTGGTGGCCTTTGCCAAGGCGTTGGGGGTATCGGTCACTTGGCTGCTGAGCGGAGATGAATCCCACCTGTAG
- a CDS encoding RpoD/SigA family RNA polymerase sigma factor yields the protein MKFSPHLAVVFSRPHPEHSVSSPQEFDDLWFDPESAPQDDLAEVDSEPGAGGSRLNEDPVDHYLNTIGRVPRIDHAEEIELSRKIQQKLLIDQARQEWRQQRGEDPSDEALAEALQISVSTLRSRIRQGEQAQRKLINANLRLVVSVAKKYLNRGVPFLDLIQEGNIGLIRATEKFNAERGFRFSTYAHWWIRQGITRCIANQARTIRLPVHMVDKVRLLKRTNRELMKLQGRRPTEAELAEALGIKVKKLRMIQQAAALPLSLDVPVGQEGESRLGDLLQDERQEQPFQGILVQSMQQDVRSAMQTLKPIERQVLELRYGLDGQQARTLREVGDHFNLTRERIRQIERDALRKLRVGYSSRALAQYIR from the coding sequence ATGAAGTTCTCTCCTCACCTGGCTGTGGTTTTTTCTCGTCCTCATCCTGAACACTCTGTCTCTTCGCCTCAGGAGTTCGACGATCTCTGGTTCGACCCCGAGTCTGCCCCTCAAGACGACCTCGCAGAAGTTGACTCAGAGCCAGGGGCCGGCGGATCCCGGTTGAATGAAGACCCTGTCGATCACTACCTGAATACCATCGGTCGCGTGCCCCGCATCGATCACGCTGAGGAAATCGAGTTGTCGCGCAAAATTCAGCAAAAGCTCCTCATCGACCAAGCCCGGCAGGAATGGCGGCAACAGCGGGGGGAGGATCCCAGTGACGAGGCTTTGGCCGAGGCCCTGCAGATTTCCGTATCCACCCTACGCTCCCGCATCCGACAAGGGGAGCAGGCTCAGCGCAAGCTGATCAACGCCAACCTGCGCCTGGTGGTCAGCGTTGCCAAGAAATACCTCAATCGGGGGGTGCCGTTTTTGGATCTGATCCAAGAGGGCAATATCGGGTTGATCCGGGCCACCGAAAAATTCAACGCCGAACGGGGGTTTCGCTTCAGCACCTACGCCCATTGGTGGATTCGCCAAGGCATTACCCGCTGCATTGCCAACCAAGCGCGGACGATTCGCCTGCCGGTACACATGGTCGACAAAGTACGCCTGCTCAAGCGCACCAACCGCGAGCTGATGAAGCTGCAGGGGAGGCGGCCCACCGAAGCGGAGCTGGCAGAAGCCTTGGGCATTAAAGTCAAGAAACTGCGCATGATCCAACAGGCTGCTGCTTTGCCCCTGTCGCTGGATGTGCCGGTCGGCCAGGAAGGAGAAAGCCGCCTTGGAGATTTGCTGCAAGATGAGCGGCAAGAGCAGCCCTTTCAAGGGATCCTCGTGCAATCGATGCAGCAGGATGTGCGTTCTGCCATGCAAACCCTGAAGCCGATTGAGAGGCAAGTGCTGGAGTTGCGCTATGGGTTAGACGGGCAACAGGCGAGAACCCTGCGGGAGGTGGGGGATCACTTCAACCTAACGCGGGAACGGATTCGTCAGATCGAGCGGGATGCCCTGCGCAAATTGCGGGTGGGCTATTCTTCGCGGGCTTTGGCCCAGTACATTCGCTAG
- a CDS encoding Glu/Leu/Phe/Val family dehydrogenase, translated as MGIPYGGAKGGIPLDPKRYSVSELERITRRYTSELIKDIGPAEDIPAPDMGTSAREMAWVMDTYSMNVGHAVPGVVTGKPLSIGGSRGRELATGRGVMITVREALARHGGSLAGATVLIQGFGNVGGAAASLLHQAGAKIVAVSGSSGGLYNPKGLDIPALKAHMKEQGGRMAGFPQAEPISNADLLVQKADVLIPAALENQITEANAHQIQARIVAEAANGPTTLAADRILESRGIQVLPDILTNAGGVVVSYLEWVQGLSYIFWDEERVYQEMEGLMVRAFERVVQEAERRQVSLRLAAYTLGVGRVAQALQDRGLYP; from the coding sequence ATGGGCATTCCCTACGGTGGGGCCAAAGGGGGGATCCCCCTCGATCCCAAGCGTTATTCGGTCTCGGAGCTGGAGCGCATCACCCGACGTTACACCAGCGAGCTGATCAAGGATATCGGCCCTGCAGAGGACATTCCCGCTCCAGACATGGGAACTTCCGCCCGCGAGATGGCCTGGGTGATGGATACCTATTCCATGAATGTTGGGCATGCGGTGCCGGGAGTGGTGACGGGCAAACCTCTCTCGATTGGGGGATCCCGAGGGCGAGAACTGGCCACCGGACGGGGGGTGATGATCACGGTACGGGAAGCCTTGGCCCGACATGGTGGATCCCTGGCAGGGGCAACGGTGTTAATCCAAGGTTTTGGCAATGTGGGCGGGGCAGCGGCCAGCTTGCTGCATCAGGCAGGAGCCAAAATTGTGGCGGTTTCCGGCAGTTCTGGGGGCCTTTATAACCCCAAAGGACTGGATATCCCCGCCCTCAAAGCCCACATGAAGGAACAGGGAGGCCGCATGGCGGGCTTTCCGCAAGCTGAGCCCATTAGCAATGCCGACCTGCTGGTGCAAAAAGCGGATGTGTTGATCCCTGCCGCTCTGGAAAATCAAATTACCGAAGCCAATGCCCACCAAATTCAAGCCCGGATTGTGGCAGAAGCTGCCAACGGGCCAACCACCCTTGCCGCCGACCGGATTTTGGAATCGCGAGGGATCCAGGTATTGCCGGATATTCTGACCAATGCCGGTGGGGTAGTGGTGAGCTATCTGGAGTGGGTGCAGGGACTCTCTTACATCTTCTGGGATGAAGAGCGAGTTTATCAAGAAATGGAAGGTCTGATGGTACGTGCCTTTGAACGGGTGGTGCAGGAGGCAGAACGGCGGCAAGTGTCGCTGCGACTGGCTGCCTACACCCTGGGGGTAGGCCGAGTGGCCCAAGCCCTACAGGATCGCGGCCTTTACCCGTAG
- a CDS encoding diacylglycerol/polyprenol kinase family protein: MGLAQQLACYALWLAAVFAFAEWLRSRQVDGEWVRKAIHIGVGNIILLAWALQVPRWLGVGFSLVFAGLALLSYRVAILPSLNGVGRRSFGTCFYAVSIGLLLFWFWRPQRQVFAVIGILVMTWADALAGLVGKTWGKHPYQLGSIQKSWEGSLTMWAVSSLVIAALLLGYFGFSPPLLAISLLVGGITMGLEVFSWWGLDNLTVPLASAGLCFVLLQILNYL, from the coding sequence ATGGGCCTGGCCCAGCAGCTTGCTTGCTATGCTCTCTGGCTGGCCGCCGTATTTGCTTTTGCGGAATGGCTGCGCTCCCGGCAGGTGGACGGGGAATGGGTGCGCAAGGCCATTCACATTGGTGTGGGCAATATCATTTTGTTGGCTTGGGCTTTGCAAGTGCCTCGCTGGCTAGGGGTGGGATTCTCTCTGGTGTTTGCCGGCTTGGCGCTGCTCTCCTACCGGGTGGCCATCTTGCCCAGCTTGAATGGAGTCGGTCGCCGCAGCTTTGGCACCTGTTTCTACGCCGTCAGCATTGGCCTGCTGCTGTTTTGGTTTTGGCGTCCCCAGCGACAGGTCTTCGCGGTGATCGGCATATTGGTGATGACGTGGGCCGACGCCTTGGCAGGGTTAGTGGGCAAAACTTGGGGCAAACACCCCTACCAACTGGGATCCATTCAAAAAAGCTGGGAGGGATCCCTGACCATGTGGGCGGTGAGCAGCTTGGTGATCGCGGCTCTGCTGCTGGGGTACTTTGGCTTCTCCCCCCCTTTGCTGGCCATCAGCCTCTTGGTGGGGGGGATAACCATGGGGTTGGAGGTGTTCTCTTGGTGGGGGTTGGATAACCTGACCGTGCCCCTGGCCAGTGCCGGCCTCTGTTTTGTTCTGCTGCAGATCCTCAACTATTTGTAA